The nucleotide sequence TTAAACATCGATGGTGTAAAACTTCTGAACATTAAAATATTCGATTCACGGAGTAATCTGAAATCATAATTTAGTTCAAAAAGTTCACGGCTATTGAAGTTCCCTTCTTTCACATAATCATCTTGTTCAAAACCAGGTAAAGATTTCTTTTCTCCTCTTGCAATACACAAAGCGCGGTATGCAAATACTCTTTCAGTATCAAGCAAATGACCGATAACTTCTTTTACTGTCCATTTTCCATCAGCATAACGAAAATTACCTTTGTGTTCAGAGAATGAATTTAAAATTTCCTGAGTTCGTTTGCTTTGTTCGTTTAGTATTTTTAGAATATCATCGCCTTCAATAAGTGTAATGTATTTTTCATAATAAGGTGCGTAATCTCCCGGCTCTGGTCTCACATTCCCTCCAAATAATTTTTATTTCCAGATTTTAATTTCAAATATTCCTTCTGATGTTGCAACTGCACGCATCATACTTCCTGTATTAAATGCAAAGTTATAATTATAATCTTTATCCACGCAAATTATTCCGCCTGAACCTTCGGGCAGAATTTTGAAGATAACTTCTTCGGCAGCTTGCTCAAGCGTATAATTATTGTACTCCATTAAGATTGAAACTTTCAAGCAAGCTGCATTTTTAATAAACAATTCACCGATGCCTGTCGCAGAAACACCACAGGTATTATTATTAGCGTAAGTACCTGCATTAATAATTGGTGAATCACCAACTCTACCAGGCATTTTACCTGTTCTTCCACCGGTTGAAGTTCCTGCTGCAATATTTCCATATTGATCAATTGCTACACAGCCGACTGTTCCCTTCGTTTTCTCTTTCATCTTCATCAGTTCTTCATATCTTTCATAAACAAAAAAATAAGATGGGTCAACAATTTCAACTCCAAGCTGTTTTCCCAATTCATCAGCACCTTTTCCCGCGAAAAGAACATGTTGAGTTTTTTCTTTTACCAATCTTGCAAGTGAAATAGGATTTTTGATTATTGTTACTCCGGCAACTGCACCCGATGAAAGATCTCTTCCATCCATAATTGATGCATCGAGTTCATTCTTTCCTTCTGAAGTGAAAACTGCTCCTCTTCCGGCATTGAATAATGAATCATCTTCTAAAAATCTTATTACCTGTTCAACTGCATCGAGACTGCTTCCACCTTTTTCAAGAATTTGTTTTCCTATTTTCAGAGCTTCGGTCAACGAATTTATATAAAGCTGTTTTTCTGATTCAGGCACATTTGAATCCATCGAACCTGCACCACCGTGAATTACAATAGTGTATTTTCCGTTCAACTGCTGAGCAGTACCGCTAACCGGGAGTAAGATTAAGTTTAAGAGTAAGAGTAAGAATGAAGAAACTTTATTTTGTGTGAAGATTTTCATAAAAATTTAGATTAATTTTATTAACGTATAGAAATTATAAAATATTTTGTGAATAACCAGTTCTTTCCATATTTATTTGGTTAGAAATAATAGATATTTATCAGAAATATTTTTGCTTTTGATAACACTATATCGTCCCTGCTTGCAGCAGGCAAGCCTGACGAGACTTTGAAAATCTGTTATCATAAATATTGATAGAAGTATTTAATCCCTTACGGGATTATGTTGATAGCAAGCACTTATCATAAAAATGTTGTCCCGATAGGGACAAAATAAACATAGAAAATAAAACGGCATTATAGCCAAGTCCCGGAGG is from Ignavibacteriota bacterium and encodes:
- a CDS encoding DinB family protein encodes the protein MRPEPGDYAPYYEKYITLIEGDDILKILNEQSKRTQEILNSFSEHKGNFRYADGKWTVKEVIGHLLDTERVFAYRALCIARGEKKSLPGFEQDDYVKEGNFNSRELFELNYDFRLLRESNILMFRSFTPSMFKRRGFANETSVTVLAILYMIAGHEKHHMKLLKEKYL
- a CDS encoding isoaspartyl peptidase/L-asparaginase — translated: MKIFTQNKVSSFLLLLLNLILLPVSGTAQQLNGKYTIVIHGGAGSMDSNVPESEKQLYINSLTEALKIGKQILEKGGSSLDAVEQVIRFLEDDSLFNAGRGAVFTSEGKNELDASIMDGRDLSSGAVAGVTIIKNPISLARLVKEKTQHVLFAGKGADELGKQLGVEIVDPSYFFVYERYEELMKMKEKTKGTVGCVAIDQYGNIAAGTSTGGRTGKMPGRVGDSPIINAGTYANNNTCGVSATGIGELFIKNAACLKVSILMEYNNYTLEQAAEEVIFKILPEGSGGIICVDKDYNYNFAFNTGSMMRAVATSEGIFEIKIWK